A region from the Drosophila ananassae strain 14024-0371.13 chromosome 2L, ASM1763931v2, whole genome shotgun sequence genome encodes:
- the LOC6498951 gene encoding lipase member H produces the protein MGSLTGMHILFWFLLLGPAGTLVAGQYFAYAPGKCEVSISDVIQGMVSTELGIILGTRPRLPQSKLLQYDLYTPLNPEERQLLRPGDVSMLKNSHFNPKWPVRVSIHGWAGKSTSCSNAAIKDAYLSRGNFNVIILDWSRQALDISYPRVSKQLPAIAANVAKMLRFLHENTGVPYEQIYLVGHSAGSHISGLTGKMMRPQRLGAIFALDPAGLTQLSLGPEDRLAPDDAIYVESIHTDLTLLGNPSTKISQASFFANWGLGQPHCPNATATEFDFVCDHFAAMFYFAESVRRPKSFPAVRCGSAKAVHTATCSCPGGSRTCTGDEFMGGEPAIPRRGIFYLSTRRRMPYGSGDGQVYIQPPIPSTIRETAKRRRRLR, from the exons ATGGGATCGTTAACGGGAATGCATATATTATTCTGGTTCTTGCTCCTCGGCCCAGCGGGAA CTCTTGTGGCTGGTCAGTATTTCGCCTATGCTCCTGGCAAGTGCGAGGTATCCATTTCAGATGTCATCCAGGGCATGGTCTCCACCGAGCTGGGCATTATCCTGGGAACCCGTCCCCGCCTGCCCCAGTCCAAGCTGCTCCAGTACGATCTCTACACTCCCCTGAATCCCGAGGAGCGGCAGCTCCTCCGTCCGGGGGACGTCAGCATGCTGAAGAACTCGCACTTCAACCCAAAATGGCCTGTGAG AGTTTCCATTCATGGTTGGGCGGGTAAGAGCACCAGCTGCTCCAACGCCGCCATTAAAGATGCCTACTTGTCGAGAGGCAACTTCAATGTGATCATCCTGGACTGGAGCCGCCAGGCTCTGGACATAAGCTATCCTCGAGTATCCAAGCAGCTGCCCGCGATAGCCGCCAACGTGGCCAAGATGCTGCGGTTCCTCCACGAGAACACAGGAGTGCCCTACGAGCAGATCTACCTGGTGGGGCACAGCGCGGGAAGCCACATATCCGGACTGACGGGGAAAATGATGAGGCCCCAGCGACTGGGCGCCATTTTTGCTCTGGATCCGGCAGGTCTAACCCAACTAAGCTTGGGTCCCGAGGATCGACTGGCCCCGGACGATGCAATTTACGTGGAGTCCATTCACACTGATCTGACGCTTTTGGGGAATCCCAGTACCAAGATCAGCCAGGCCTCCTTCTTCGCCAACTGGGGCCTGGGGCAGCCGCACTGTCCCAACGCCACGGCCACGGAGTTCGACTTTGTGTGCGACCACTTTGCGGCAATGTTCTACTTTGCCGAGTCAGTGCGTCGTCCCAagtcgttccccgccgtccgcTGCGGATCTGCAAAGGCGGTCCACACCGCCACCTGCAGCTGCCCGGGCGGCAGTCGAACGTGCACCGGCGACGAGTTCATGGGCGGCGAGCCGGCCATACCCCGGAGAGGTATCTTCTACCTGAGCACGCGACGGCGCATGCCATACGGCTCCGGCGACGGTCAAGTCTACATCCAACCGCCGATACCGTCCACCATTCGGGAGACGGCgaagcggcggcggcggctgcgGTAA